One stretch of Flavobacterium sp. 9 DNA includes these proteins:
- a CDS encoding murein L,D-transpeptidase catalytic domain-containing protein, with amino-acid sequence MKIFSLFLFMTVGFFTGSKHYYKEETSITTMEIERINTRVSEIRNMMSIDPKYNTKIAFFVDMRIPSGKNRFFVYDLVNNKIIDQGLVAHGSGSETGVKGSLRFSNTPNSNCTALGRYSIEKCYKGCFGKSYKLNGLDETNSNALKRAIVLHYYSAVPYEEQDYYISNSHGCPMVNEQFFKRIEKIIDSSKSNIILDIYY; translated from the coding sequence ATGAAAATATTTAGTTTGTTTTTGTTTATGACTGTAGGGTTTTTTACGGGTTCAAAACACTACTACAAAGAAGAAACTTCTATTACCACTATGGAAATAGAGAGGATTAATACAAGAGTTAGCGAGATAAGAAACATGATGAGTATTGATCCCAAATACAATACTAAAATCGCTTTTTTTGTGGACATGAGAATACCTTCAGGTAAAAATCGTTTTTTTGTTTACGATTTAGTAAATAATAAAATAATTGACCAGGGTCTTGTGGCACACGGTTCAGGATCTGAAACCGGAGTAAAAGGAAGTTTAAGATTTAGCAATACACCAAACTCAAACTGCACAGCTTTGGGCAGATATTCTATCGAAAAATGTTATAAAGGATGTTTTGGAAAATCATACAAACTAAATGGTTTAGACGAAACAAACAGTAATGCTTTAAAAAGAGCGATAGTTCTACATTATTATTCGGCGGTTCCTTATGAAGAGCAAGATTATTATATCAGTAATAGTCACGGCTGTCCAATGGTAAATGAGCAATTCTTCAAAAGAATCGAAAAAATAATTGATAGTTCTAAGTCGAATATCATCTTGGATATTTATTACTAA
- the porQ gene encoding type IX secretion system protein PorQ: MLKRFVLLFFSLVCSVSYGQIGGRYTYQFLNLTTSPRQAALGGETITIYDEDVNQVMSNPAALNEDMDNHLAMNYGSYYGEASYGTASYAYTYDRHVQTFYAGMSYVNYGSFEGYDENGQATSSFSGSEGALSLGYAYNVPFTDLHIGATAKLITSTLESYNSIGGAIDVGIMYQIEKNDVNLALVFRNIGTQFTTYSGIQEKLPFEIIAGVSQELEHVPIRWHLSLENLQQWNISFSNPVRGETKIDGSTNDEKVSFVNNALRHVVFGVELFPKRAFNLRLGYNFRRGEELRVADQRNFSGVSLGFGLKMNKLKFNYSYSRYTLAANTSLFGLILNFQ; the protein is encoded by the coding sequence ATGTTAAAACGATTTGTTTTACTTTTTTTTAGTTTAGTTTGTTCAGTTTCTTACGGGCAAATTGGTGGTCGATATACTTATCAATTTTTAAATTTAACGACTTCACCTCGACAAGCTGCATTAGGAGGTGAAACGATTACAATATACGATGAAGACGTGAATCAGGTAATGTCTAATCCGGCAGCATTAAATGAAGATATGGATAATCATTTGGCAATGAATTATGGTAGTTATTACGGCGAGGCTTCTTACGGAACTGCTTCGTACGCTTATACTTACGATAGACATGTGCAGACGTTTTATGCCGGAATGAGTTATGTAAACTATGGTTCATTTGAAGGATATGACGAAAATGGTCAGGCAACATCCAGCTTTTCAGGTAGCGAAGGCGCGCTATCATTGGGCTACGCGTATAATGTTCCTTTTACAGATCTACATATCGGCGCTACAGCCAAGCTAATAACTTCAACTTTAGAAAGTTATAATTCAATTGGTGGTGCAATTGATGTGGGAATTATGTATCAAATTGAAAAAAATGATGTAAATTTGGCATTGGTATTTCGTAATATTGGTACACAGTTTACAACATATTCTGGTATACAGGAAAAATTACCGTTTGAAATCATTGCAGGAGTTTCTCAGGAATTAGAACACGTTCCAATTCGTTGGCATCTTTCATTAGAAAATTTGCAACAATGGAATATTTCTTTTTCGAATCCCGTTCGCGGAGAAACTAAAATTGATGGATCAACAAATGATGAGAAAGTTTCGTTTGTAAATAATGCTTTGCGACACGTTGTTTTTGGTGTGGAGCTTTTCCCCAAAAGAGCATTTAATTTGCGTTTAGGATATAATTTTAGAAGAGGTGAAGAATTAAGAGTGGCAGATCAACGCAATTTTTCAGGAGTTTCATTAGGGTTTGGTTTAAAGATGAATAAGTTAAAGTTTAATTATTCATACTCTAGATATACATTGGCAGCAAATACGAGTCTTTTTGGTCTAATTTTAAATTTTCAATAG
- the lon gene encoding endopeptidase La, with protein sequence MSNHKILTIDNLSLQEFDSEAELIPLLTPEDEEEMNNEELPLSLPILPLRNTVLFPGVVIPISAGRDKSIKLINDANAGGKIIGVVSQINEEDEDPSKDDIHKIGTVARILRVLKMPDGNVTVILQGKKRFEIDEVVSEEPYITATIKEVAEERPEEDDTEFTAILDSVKELAIQIIKESPNIPSEATFAIKNIESQSFLINFVSSNMNLSVKEKQGLLSINGLKDRALETLRYMNVELQKLELKNDIQSKVRFDLDQQQREYFLHQQMKTIQEELGGVSQEEEMDEMGLKAKTKKWDEKTQKHFEKELSKMRRMNPQSPDFGIQRNYLELFLELPWSEYSKDKFDLKHAQKILDKDHFGLEEVKKRMIEHLAVLKLRNDMKSPIICLTGPPGVGKTSIGRSVAEALGREYVRISLGGLRDEAEIRGHRKTYIGAMPGRIIQSLKKAGTSNPVFILDEIDKLSNGNSGDPSSALLEVLDPEQNSAFYDNFLEMGYDLSKVMFIATSNNMSAIQPALRDRMEVIKMSGYTIEEKVEIAKRHLFPKQLEAHGLTNKDLTIGKKQLEKIVEGYTRESGVRNLETKIAQVIRNAAKAVAMEEEYNKKVTDEDIVTVLGVPRLERDKYENNDIAGVVTGLAWTSVGGDILFIESLISEGKGSLSITGNLGTVMKESATIALEYIKANAKKLGLNVELFQKYNIHLHVPEGATPKDGPSAGIAMLTSLVSLLTQKKVKKSLAMTGEITLRGKVLPVGGIKEKILAAKRAGIKEIILCHENKSDIDEIKAEYLEGLTFHYVKEMSEVLALALTDQNVKNAKILK encoded by the coding sequence ATGTCAAACCATAAAATACTTACTATTGACAATCTGTCACTTCAAGAATTTGATTCAGAAGCCGAATTAATTCCATTATTAACTCCAGAGGACGAAGAAGAAATGAACAACGAAGAGCTTCCGCTTTCGTTGCCAATTTTGCCTTTGCGTAATACCGTTCTTTTTCCGGGAGTTGTAATTCCAATTTCGGCAGGAAGAGATAAATCAATCAAACTAATTAATGATGCCAATGCCGGCGGAAAAATTATTGGTGTAGTTTCTCAAATTAATGAAGAAGACGAAGATCCATCAAAAGACGATATTCATAAAATAGGAACTGTAGCGAGAATTTTACGCGTTCTGAAAATGCCTGACGGAAATGTTACGGTTATTTTGCAAGGAAAAAAACGTTTTGAAATTGACGAAGTAGTTTCAGAAGAACCTTATATTACTGCAACTATAAAAGAGGTTGCAGAAGAACGTCCGGAAGAAGATGATACGGAATTTACAGCTATTTTAGATTCTGTAAAAGAGTTGGCAATTCAAATTATAAAAGAAAGTCCAAATATTCCGTCAGAAGCTACTTTTGCGATTAAAAACATTGAAAGCCAGTCGTTTTTGATCAATTTTGTTTCTTCGAATATGAATTTATCCGTAAAAGAAAAACAAGGTTTATTGTCTATCAACGGATTAAAAGACAGAGCGCTTGAAACTTTACGTTATATGAACGTTGAATTGCAAAAATTAGAATTGAAGAATGACATTCAGTCAAAAGTTCGTTTTGATTTAGACCAGCAACAACGCGAATATTTCTTACATCAGCAAATGAAAACCATTCAGGAAGAATTGGGAGGCGTTTCGCAAGAGGAAGAAATGGACGAAATGGGGCTGAAGGCAAAAACTAAAAAATGGGACGAAAAGACGCAGAAACATTTCGAAAAAGAATTGTCAAAAATGCGTCGTATGAATCCACAATCTCCTGATTTTGGAATTCAACGTAACTATTTAGAGTTGTTTTTAGAATTGCCTTGGAGCGAATATTCTAAAGATAAATTCGATTTGAAACATGCTCAGAAAATATTAGATAAAGATCATTTTGGACTTGAAGAAGTTAAGAAAAGAATGATTGAACATTTGGCAGTTTTGAAACTTCGTAACGATATGAAATCGCCAATTATTTGTTTGACAGGACCTCCTGGAGTTGGTAAAACATCTATTGGACGTTCAGTTGCCGAAGCTCTTGGTCGTGAATATGTACGTATTTCGTTAGGTGGTTTACGTGACGAAGCTGAAATTCGCGGACATAGAAAAACTTATATTGGTGCTATGCCAGGACGAATTATTCAGAGTTTGAAAAAAGCGGGAACTTCGAATCCTGTTTTTATTCTGGATGAAATTGACAAGTTGTCAAACGGAAATAGCGGTGATCCATCTTCTGCTTTATTAGAAGTTTTAGATCCGGAGCAAAACAGTGCTTTTTATGATAACTTCCTTGAAATGGGATATGATTTATCTAAAGTAATGTTTATTGCAACTTCGAACAATATGTCGGCTATTCAGCCAGCATTGCGTGACAGAATGGAAGTTATCAAAATGTCAGGTTATACTATTGAAGAGAAAGTTGAAATTGCAAAAAGACACCTTTTCCCAAAACAATTGGAAGCACATGGATTGACTAACAAAGATTTGACAATTGGTAAAAAACAATTAGAGAAAATTGTAGAAGGTTATACACGTGAATCTGGTGTTCGTAATTTAGAAACAAAAATCGCTCAGGTAATTCGTAACGCTGCAAAAGCAGTTGCAATGGAAGAGGAGTACAATAAAAAAGTAACCGACGAAGATATTGTAACCGTTTTGGGTGTACCAAGATTAGAGCGTGATAAATACGAGAACAATGATATTGCAGGAGTTGTAACAGGTCTTGCATGGACAAGTGTTGGAGGTGATATTTTGTTTATTGAATCTTTAATTTCTGAGGGGAAAGGTTCATTAAGTATTACAGGAAATTTAGGGACTGTAATGAAAGAATCTGCAACAATTGCTTTAGAATATATTAAGGCCAATGCTAAGAAATTAGGTTTAAATGTTGAGCTTTTCCAAAAATATAACATTCACTTGCACGTTCCAGAAGGAGCAACGCCAAAAGACGGACCAAGTGCAGGTATTGCAATGTTGACATCTTTGGTTTCTTTATTAACTCAAAAGAAAGTAAAGAAAAGCTTAGCAATGACTGGAGAAATTACACTTCGTGGAAAAGTTTTACCAGTTGGTGGTATCAAAGAGAAAATCTTAGCAGCAAAAAGAGCCGGTATTAAAGAAATCATCTTATGTCATGAAAACAAAAGTGACATTGACGAAATAAAAGCAGAATATTTAGAAGGCTTGACTTTTCATTATGTGAAAGAAATGAGCGAAGTTTTAGCTTTGGCTTTGACGGATCAAAATGTAAAAAACGCAAAAATTCTAAAATAA
- a CDS encoding RNA polymerase sigma factor — protein MNITNQNIEELIALCKENNQKAQFEIYNSYCKAMYNVAYRIVKDEHFAQDVMQEGFLKAFTKINDYKQEVAFGAWLKKIIINYSIDFYKKNNAFQVEDLSKTLYKIEENDSFFSENIDLNSLKVKQVLDTILSLKDNYRMVLTLFYIEGYDQEEICEILNISYANCRTTLSRAKESLRKKLEEI, from the coding sequence TTGAACATAACCAATCAAAATATCGAAGAATTAATCGCTCTTTGTAAAGAAAACAATCAAAAGGCTCAATTCGAAATTTACAATAGTTACTGTAAAGCTATGTATAACGTGGCTTACCGTATTGTGAAGGACGAACATTTTGCACAAGACGTCATGCAAGAAGGCTTTTTGAAAGCGTTTACAAAAATCAACGACTACAAACAGGAAGTCGCTTTTGGAGCGTGGTTAAAAAAAATAATTATCAATTATAGTATTGATTTTTACAAAAAAAATAACGCGTTTCAAGTCGAGGATTTGAGTAAAACACTTTATAAGATAGAAGAAAATGACAGTTTCTTTTCTGAAAATATAGATCTGAATTCACTTAAAGTGAAACAGGTTTTGGATACCATTTTATCATTAAAAGATAATTATCGAATGGTTTTGACGCTATTTTATATTGAAGGTTATGATCAGGAAGAAATTTGCGAAATTTTGAATATTAGTTATGCCAATTGCCGAACAACATTAAGCAGAGCTAAAGAAAGTTTACGAAAAAAATTAGAGGAAATATGA
- a CDS encoding anti-sigma factor, producing the protein MKKENDNLDQLFNKFEDQWDIQEMNSDHQVDFLNKLNKKQSKRKYWFVTAVAASIVLMLGISVFYKNDKPKEFKFASNETKRTDSIFSILIDNELVKLKEKNSPENEQIINDALKQMKVFDADYAKIIKELQKNGENKQIIYAMISNLQTRISFLQTVLKRIEENENLKNTSDEKTL; encoded by the coding sequence ATGAAAAAGGAAAATGACAATTTAGACCAATTATTTAACAAATTTGAAGATCAATGGGATATTCAGGAAATGAATTCTGACCATCAGGTTGATTTCTTAAATAAATTAAATAAAAAGCAATCCAAAAGGAAATATTGGTTTGTAACAGCTGTTGCGGCTTCAATTGTATTGATGTTAGGAATATCTGTTTTTTATAAAAATGACAAACCAAAAGAATTCAAGTTTGCATCTAATGAAACCAAAAGAACTGATTCTATTTTCAGCATTTTAATCGATAATGAACTTGTAAAACTAAAAGAGAAAAATTCGCCTGAAAACGAACAAATTATTAATGATGCGCTAAAGCAAATGAAAGTTTTTGATGCCGATTATGCAAAAATCATAAAAGAGCTTCAGAAAAATGGTGAAAACAAACAGATTATTTACGCCATGATTAGTAATCTGCAAACGCGAATCTCTTTTTTACAAACTGTTTTAAAACGAATTGAAGAAAACGAAAATCTAAAAAACACATCTGATGAAAAAACATTATAA
- a CDS encoding head GIN domain-containing protein, whose amino-acid sequence MKKVLHLIVFGAFLVGFIANAQSGKINGNGKVVTETRTTAEYDGIKISGFYDVDLVAGKEGKIIIKGEENILAAIVVEVEDNTLKIHNKNNTNLRPSMGKKVQLTIPFDKISELALAGSGDIQTKNTIKSDKFLAKLSGSGNFNLAVDSNSLELNLSGSGNVRLKGTADNFTTKLSGSGDIDAADLKSKNVDVNVSGSGNSRVNCNGSLTARVSGSGDIKYSGNPEKRDVKVSGSGNISKA is encoded by the coding sequence ATGAAAAAAGTATTACATCTTATAGTTTTTGGAGCATTTTTAGTTGGATTTATTGCAAATGCACAGTCAGGTAAAATAAATGGAAATGGTAAAGTTGTTACCGAAACCAGAACTACAGCAGAATATGATGGTATAAAAATATCAGGTTTTTATGATGTCGATTTAGTTGCTGGAAAAGAAGGCAAAATCATCATTAAAGGAGAAGAAAACATTCTCGCAGCTATTGTTGTTGAAGTTGAAGATAATACACTTAAAATTCACAATAAAAACAATACGAACTTACGTCCAAGTATGGGAAAAAAAGTTCAGTTGACAATTCCGTTTGATAAAATCTCAGAATTAGCATTGGCAGGTTCAGGAGATATTCAGACTAAAAATACAATTAAAAGCGATAAGTTTTTGGCAAAATTATCTGGTTCAGGGAACTTTAATTTAGCTGTAGATTCAAATTCTTTAGAACTTAATTTAAGTGGTTCAGGAAATGTACGCTTAAAAGGAACTGCTGATAACTTCACTACAAAACTTTCAGGATCAGGAGATATCGATGCTGCCGATTTAAAATCTAAAAATGTAGATGTTAACGTTTCAGGTTCTGGAAATAGCCGTGTTAATTGCAACGGAAGTTTAACAGCGAGAGTTTCTGGTTCTGGAGATATCAAATATAGTGGAAATCCGGAAAAACGTGACGTAAAAGTTTCCGGTTCAGGAAATATTTCAAAAGCATAA